The genomic region agttGGAATGGATATCGTGACACCGATTTCAAAATTGCTGTCTCAAGAAATGGAAGTCTTTACTTGGAGGTGTCGACTTTAAAGTCAGTCCTTCAAAGTGTTGGAttctctatttatattttagtccttcCAATCGGATCAGATATGACATTCATGCTTCTCCATCTTTTACCAGCCTTGATGTTGTTTCATAGTGAGCAAGGACTGAAGCAAAAGAAATGCATATTGACTGGCACTTTCAGAAATCGATTTTCATTATAAGAagtctttttgatacaatatctAGAACTATTAATAGTCTTTtctaactcataaataggaggataatgcgtttcaacgTATTCGAATTTACATTCTACTACCTCGACAATAATAAATAAGAGTGGGTTGGTGTTTAGGTACCACTCGTTTCCTCTTTCCATGACAAGCAGCCAACAACATTCTTCTTCCCGCCCATTCTGCATTTCTTGTTTTCTTCTCGCAACTTGTGCTCGTTTTGATTCAGATTTCAACCCCCAATCTATTTCCATTCAAAATTTCGCATTTAatgttacaatttttattttttttaatagtacCTAAACCCCTGCcacaagttttttaaaaatgttccTTTTTTAATACTTATATTAATTAGCAGTAATTAAATCTTGATCATTCGATTGAATTATTAgaatctaaatttgaaaattaaattacttcaaTTGATTTAACGTAATTGAAATATATTCGgactattaattaattaattaattaattcaaaattttaaaatgaaaatgataaaaaaaaatgtcttGTTTTTAGGTGTTAAGAAAGATGATGGTGGTGCAGCAGCAAAGGGATACGAGAGTAGGACAATGCCAAAATCCTGGCTGGAATAGTACCTATCAGATGATAATGACTCTCCAATTTGAAAATCAACGGCTCTGATCTCTTTCAGGCCACAATGAGGTGCTGCCAGGTTAATTATATCCAATGGCAGATATTTCTCAATCATACCTCCTACACGTCTACGTTCCTGATTTGTTTTTACATGACACCTAGTCCTcgtcattttaaaattttttatttttatttgattttttcagAATAAAAATGCTAACCTAAAACTATTGAAAAAAAGGATACCATCATTgtttcaaattgataaaaaaaattatttgttgaatgaatttaaattttttctcaaaattgttttcaaattattaacttataattataaaatgaaatttgaaggTATTGTTATTATTAGTGGGGTAGGTTTTTATTGgggttaaaaaaaaatcaaatgctaacttttataatataaaatttgtcttATGTCAAGATTGAATAATATTTACTTTACCATTcgtacaaaaaaataaaattatactatttattttctaaattttctttattattattctgtttttgttaaaaaaagaagaagcaagatttgaaaatacatggaaaattCCCTAGAGTATAGAAGTGTTATTTTCTTGAaccaaaaaaagtttattttcaGTAACTGCAGAAGAAATAGTATACCATGTTGAGATGTGCATTTGTCATAGAACATTGGACTCAGAGTCCTGTTTGGCAACACAGAAAGTGAGGGGAAATAACaagaaatgagaagaaaaaaaatcatcaaactATCATGCATATTCTGAAAAATTGGTCATACACACAATGTTTCAATAGGAAGAATCACAAACATCTAATAAAGAAGAAGCATCATCCTCTTCATTACCTTCAATAATAATCATCTCTTTTTTGTTGTCAGCTTCGAATAAACAATGACAGCTATTATCATCAATCTCTTTCACAGCTTCATTAATCGTTGCTGAAGAACAATCTTCAGAGGAAGAcgaagatgaagaagatgaagaagaagtgTAAAAAGATAATGGAGAAGAAGGAGAACAATTATCAGACTTTGGATTAGAAGAAACAATGGTGAGTTTTCCCACAAGTAAATCAATGAAAGCACCAATGATGAACCCATGGTTACATTTCCCATTAGCTTTTAAATACCAACACAAGAGTTGTTCAAGCTCTTCCCAATCATTTAACCCTTGAGCTTCAACCATTTCTTCCATGGATTCCCTGAAATCAACGTATGGATCTCGTGACTCCATTGATAAGACCACACTTTCTTTAAAAGGCAacccatcttcttcttcttcttcttcttcatcttcttcacttgGTTTTGTTGCTTCTTCCATGATTGAACTGGTTTCACCAGGCTTGAAGAACAGCCTATCAGACCTTAAACCACGGATGACAGTCTCTAAACAGTCGTCGGATGGGGGTGTTTCATTTTCATCGGCTATGGTAATGGCATCTAAGTAAGCTGAGTTGATGGTCTTGAAAAGGGTGGTGTTGTTATCCGTTCTAAAAGAGAGGGTTCGGGGTTGGTGACAAGAAGGCCATTGCCAAGAGGATTTAGGTTGTCGTACGATGTTGTTCTTGGCATTGGAGAGAAAAGGGAACTTGATTTTCTTCCCCATGTTTGTTGTTGTGCTTTGGTTTGTTGTTGTAGAGAGCGATTTATGAtaaagagcaaaaaaaaaaaaaaaacgaatgGGGTTGTTTtttgaaatggttaaaatattGGGAGTttggaaataaataattaaagtgaattGTATTTTCTTATGTGGGCATTAATGGGTGAGTCAGACTGAGTGGGGGAGAGAAGATTTTGAAGGAGTGGTGAATCAAGTAGCCTCTTGAGGGAACTTGAATTATAGATAGACCAACGTTACATTAATAAATGAGATCTTAGTATtccttcaatatatatatacacggaGTATTAATTTGATTAGTATTGATATTATTGTCAGTGTAATCGAACGTGAATTTGAGTgtactaaaaaatattattcacttatttaagggttggggaggGATTATAGGTTATAATAGGAATCTATAATgagatattattataaatttaatttttatatgttataaattatatgatatatacattataaatttaaaaaatgagtcaGATCGGGCTCAagcttttaatatttaagcCTGACCCATATTTTGAATGGACTTAAATTTTTTgtctaaacttattttctagacctattttttcataaacccttttaaaatttaggcaAGCCTTTGAACTTAAGCAAATAGTCCAACTCTTGAACCGGTCTAGTCTTCTATTGAAGaagtaaaatgatatattttaaaagagtgGGTATTTAATATCTTGACAATGTACTTTTTTAACTCCTCAAGCAAAGTTATAAATTTGCAAtgtgtttcattttttttatatatatttttcaattttttactaTACCTTATATACACTTATCATCAACTCAACTTTGCTTAtggaatttttagatttcaCTAATAGTgtactaaatattttttcattttaaaactatatatgaatttttagttagtattttttgtttgtacaaacaattatatttattaaatataaaaaaagtaaatttaatttttaaatgtgtacgattaaattaaaaattatgtatataattaaataaaaataatatattaattatgtcaaattacacgttattgtatatttttaagggtagaaaatgaaagtatGAAGCCAAATATAGAATCATTGGTTAAttaaatgatagaaaataaaacaaatgatttattataataattttttgttataacacccttttataaattaacatttgataaatatcaaattaaataggAAAATCATATTGTTTAGGGTTAAATTAACATTTGATAGTTTTAAATTAgcatgataataaatttaaccattaatatttacatttgatcttaatttaaaaaaaaaatttaatcctcactttttacatattatgtcaatttagtcacttCTGCAAAATTTGGAACTTCAAGCAATCCTGTTAAGGTACTAACTGTGATTGTTCCTCCTGCAACTGATGCTACAGTGATTGTGGCTCCTCCTATCATaaatgaaagggaaaaaattataattaaaagaaaaaaaatatttaatgggAGAGTTAAAGGAATTACTCTTAAGAAAAACGAAGAGCAATGAAGAAGCTTTACCATGGAAACCGAGGAAGGATgataaagttgagattttttgTGGGTTTTAGTTGGTTTAGTGACTTGTTttattggattttaaaatttttatgtattttttaattttattaagatttttaaaatttgtaagatttacttgaaaattttattatttttggaatttatatatattttgaattttttaaaatagaaacaaatcgacacaatgtgtaaatattgaggactagtttttagaattgaaatcaaattgacATCGTGTGTAAATATtaatggctaaatttattattatgccaatttaaaattatcatatcatCTTTTGTTACCTAATTAACGTAAAtggacaaaacaaaaacaattgaaaatgtaagtgatcattttataattttttataattaagtgataaaaataaatctcGTCAATAGTTGAGTGATTATTAAAGTAATTTACTCGTAAATATTTGATCGTGTGTCGAGTGTCTAGCTTTAATACTAATGGAAAGTTTATTGATTTTTTCCAGACAACTGTTCGTTCAATTGCAACTAGACCAAGTAATTACTAGTGAGAAAATAAAGATGGACACCAGAAAATGTTTATGTAATTCAAAAATTTCCTATGTTTGCTGGGCCTAATTAAGAGACTAATCCACTATCAACAACTACAAGCTAT from Gossypium raimondii isolate GPD5lz chromosome 1, ASM2569854v1, whole genome shotgun sequence harbors:
- the LOC105786308 gene encoding transcription repressor OFP15; translated protein: MGKKIKFPFLSNAKNNIVRQPKSSWQWPSCHQPRTLSFRTDNNTTLFKTINSAYLDAITIADENETPPSDDCLETVIRGLRSDRLFFKPGETSSIMEEATKPSEEDEEEEEEEDGLPFKESVVLSMESRDPYVDFRESMEEMVEAQGLNDWEELEQLLCWYLKANGKCNHGFIIGAFIDLLVGKLTIVSSNPKSDNCSPSSPLSFYTSSSSSSSSSSSEDCSSATINEAVKEIDDNSCHCLFEADNKKEMIIIEGNEEDDASSLLDVCDSSY